TGATTGGTGGTCCACTCAATCTTGCTGCATATACACaggttaaaataattttttttttaattattaataaattttattttttttttaaatttttatttagaattTTGAAAGAACAACAACCACCCGTCTTGATATACTTAAAAGgcatttaaattattcagATCTCCTTGTATTATTCATTTATGTACCATCACGTGTTTGTTGGTTGGTTACATATGATTGGCGTGGTGGagattttttatgtaaaatgataaaatttcttcATACTTTTGTTTTTCAAATATCATCTAATGTTATTGTTGTTATTGGAATTGATAGACTTCTCTCTGTGACATCTCATACAAATTTATCTTCAAAGGGTGGCTTAAAGAGAACAAGAAAAATGTTGGCATTTGCTTGGATTATTGCTATATTGTTGTCTTCTCCTCAATTTACATTttggaaaaattatatgGCATTTCAAAAGTATCATTGGTCACAATGTTTAACTATTTGGCAGATTCGGGAAAATGAACTTTTTCTTCATCTTCaagaaaatataacattttctGTTGGTGActttaaattagaaaaagagTATAGAGAACTTAAAAACAGTgaaagtatttatttaattctccatgttttatgtattttttggATACCAGCAGCAATAATTTGtgtatgtttaaaaaaagttataatatgttaaaaaaaaatatcaaaaattatttaagaaatattttgataagtatataaataaaagcaTTTCAATAGCTTAaggataaataatattttgaaatattgttaaaaaaaaatattttttatacatcaAACTTctataacaataattaattttttttagatgtgTTATATAATTGTTTCTAGTTGGGTTTACTTTAACTCAAAACCATCATCTACACCATTTCAAGATCCAGAAGGTAATAAAACACAGACAACTTATCCACAATCAGGAGGTACAAATTCAACTGACATTCAACAaccatttattaatttaccaTTAAAAGGCAAAACATCAACAACTATTGAGAGTGGGAAACAAACACTTATAACAACATATTCATTATCCTCAACAGcaaataaatctttaaaaaaagaagttaaaAGACCTCTTAGAAAAGGAAAATATTGTTTGACGGAAAGTCTTTCAGATTCACaacttttttcaaaaaatccAGATGTTGGTAAGACTATCTTTAATTCAACAACATATTATGCAAAAATAACAAGATCAAAAGCTATCAAAGTTAGTTTTCTTCTTATAACAGCATACTTTATATGTTGGTTACCATATAATGTTATGAGTATTGTAAGATATCTTTTTCCTAATATATTTGAAGaaacatcaaaaaaattacattttcttcatggatttattgtttttaattctGTTATTAATCCATTTATCTATggtctttttaatattggtCCAATGGGTCATATAAAAAGTAGtaggaaaaataaaaacctacaatttaatatataagtatatgatatatgttttttaagatatcttaacaattactttttatagtAACATTATTAACAATACATTAATGAtctttctatttttttatttttccataaaactaaacaaaaattatacttcAATATagtattatctttattatattaaaaattgttttatctaaaaataaaaattattctatcTTTACACCCACAAAcatatatttcttttcttaATCAACATAAAACTATCATCTATAAACTATAAATTGTACATCTTTTGCCACAATCGCCAACTGTTTCTCAAAACAAATAGTATTAAATGACACTcattcaaataataattttatctatgTTCTCTCGCTagcaacattttttaaatcagatatatatactaaagtaataatatttataagaaatctttttatctttcttaactttaaaaataacacaatcattatattttaatattacaatttgTATTTTCCTCCTAATAACATCTATTGATTGGTTTGATTAAACTTCACCAAGAATTGTGTATACattctaataataaaattatccaagaatatattttatttttaattgattgattcatttttatattaatatatattgtttttaaatataaattaattttataaaaatgggAAAAATTGAAAGATATAATGATGGTGATGGAGAAATTGTAGAGTGTGTTGATCGTGGTATAACATctttttatgaaataaatattaattgtaagttataaaaaaaaaaaaactatttcatataattatttttttttttaactaattatAGTGTCAACTGATAATATTACTAGATTAACATTATCACATAACAAGTTATCATCAATACCTCCTGAGATATGTGAACTAACATCATTAGTTGAATTAAATCTTTGGAATAATCAAATTAAAGAATTACCATATCAATTAAGTACTTTaccaaatttaaaattattaaatgttgGAATGAATAAATTAGATAAACTTCCTAAAGGATTTGGTAGTTTTCCATCATTAGAAATTCTTGATTTGACATATAACAATTTATCTGGAACATCATTACCAggaaatttcttttttatgaAAAGTTTACGTGCCTTGTACATTGGGGATAATGATTTTGAGACATTTCCAGCAGACATCTGTGAATTAACTAATCTTCAGGTACTTTGCCTTCGTGAAAATGATCTTGTTGAGTTACCACCACAAATAGCCCAACTTAGAAAGTTAAAAGAACTTCATATTCAGGGTAACCGTCTTCAAGTTATTCCTCCAGAAATTGGAACATTAGATTTACTTGGAGAGAAACGTGTTCTTAGGGTTGAGTCAAATCCATGGATAGAATCTATCCGAAATGCTTTAGTCGCTGGAGGAAACAAAGGTTTCATGACATATATTAATTCTGAAAATTATAGACAATTTTACTCAACACAACTTAGCACACTTGGTGGTTTCCCACCAAAACACAATAAAGATAAGAAGATTAGTAGAGTGGGAGCTATCAAGGCATGCTAAAAGTTACATAATAAATTTCTGATAAGTCgtttaaaattatgatatgttttaaataataaaaatgctaatttgtaatatttttgttaaatgtaaaatgtaatttcatttttttttactatatatataaatgatttttgacatacattgaaataattttatttaaattttgtattttaaaataaaaataatattatctcatttaatattaaaattattagtattaaaaagttttagttACATTATCAATAgtaagaaaattaatttttgtcttGCTTATtgtatcaaataatatagaGTCAAatgctaaaaataaaaaaaaagtacagtagttcaaaaattaatatagcaaaatatatatcattcaTAATTATGAatcattttctaaaatactATAATTTACAGTTTGTAAAATTTGTTGGTTTTTCAAATTATCTTGACGTAATTTTAGGTAATATAATATACCACCAACacttaatgttaaaattaagaGAATTAAAAAGGAAAGaaaaattgatttaatattatctttgTGATTTTCAATAGTTTTTTTGGcttcttttttatcttcttcTTTATTGTCATTCTTaacatttttcttattatcatcctctaataatttcttttcatCTGGATTATCTGTAGTTTGATTATCTTTTTCACTACTATCTGGAATAGGTTCTATTTCATTGATATCAACTACATCTACACTACAAACATAATTGTAATCACGTTTACAAAAATCTGAAGCCCAGGCATAACCTTTAGATAGAAGAAGAACTGTACATCTTGTATCAAGATTATGAGATAATTTCCATGAATCTCGTTTATAAGGTTCATTTTTATCccaattgaaaaaatttattggtGATCCATCAATCCATGCAAATTTTCCATATTTTAAGCGAATCAAACCAATGTATAGGCGatcattaacatttttatttgaatgaACAAATTCTGTAAATATTTGAAAGTCTTCTTTTGTAGGAAATGAAGCTAAAGTAGCATTATAATGAAGATAACATTTATGATTATTATCAGTTAAtgaaaatcttttataactATTCTCCTCAACataataacattttgttTTCCCAAGAATCCAATTTTCTTTTCCTGCAGGACATTTTACCTTAATCTCtgtatttttcttttttttatatccaATTTTACAAATAGTTTCATGTTCATCATAACAACTAGTCATATACCAACGTGGTCCTTCATCCTCAAGTTTTGTTATTACACAATTTCCTTTATGTAAATTTGGTTCATCTGGACCCCAGATTCCCATTTTTATTCTACCACCATCATGTCTAACAAATCCTTTTTCTTTTGAATATTGAATACCAATCCAAAATGAATCATAATTATTCATATCTGAATGTATAGTTAAATAAGCCCATTCAAAAGAATTTTCTGGTACAGGAAGATATcctacttttttttcatcattatttaatttttgataaggTTCTAAATCTAAAATTTCACCACATAAATGACTAgcttctttaaattttattttagtacttaactttttattattttttaagtaacAAAAACTAATATCTTCATCTTTCATTGTATGACATAAAGGTTGTTCagaattttcattttctgtTTTTGAATCATAATCTTTTGTAGCATATCTCTCACAAATATATCCTAATTTTGTATTACTACAATCTCTTTTTGTTcttatttcaatatttgtatttgtttttgatataaatgaaatatttaaatgttttaatggAATTACATTCCAAAATCCTTCATGATTTGATGCATCAAATGATACACAACCATCTTCATGAAAACCATATGAATTTtcatttgtaaaataaaatgatccACCACTTGatctataaattttattaattggaCTAAATTTGGTGTATTTGACGGATTCTTGATCTAACCATTTTAAACTACCTTTAGTAACAGACATTCCAATCCATACATCTTCTTGAAGATTATGAAGAATAGACAAAACCATATTTTGTTCATACTCATCAACAATACTTACTAAAGTCATATCTCTTGATCTACAATCATCATCTGCAtcatgaaaattttttttatcctcTTTATTAACTcccaataaaatataacacattccattataatatttttcaccTTTATTACATCctttattatcaaaagaatgttcaaatttttttgaattaaccTGAAAAATACTTGTATTATATCCATATCCAGGTTTTTCAcaaataaaactattttgaGAATCACATCTCATTCGATGCCAACCATATTTTGTggtattagaaattttttttattataaaacaattacCATCATTATGTTCATTTTCTTCTTTAATGGTATTAAATGAAGCAAATCTACCTAGGTAATTTAATGGTGAATCATCTGACCATTCTAATGATTTTTCAgcattttttctatttaatcCTATCCAAAATCCTGTTgtcataaaattataaactttttctgCTTCTTTAATAATTGCCTGAACATGACTTTCTTCTATATTAGAATGAAATGAAGCTAAGTCACCATTTAAATAAGTGGAACAAATATCTCTAGAATGATCCCAATCAACTGGTTGCCTAACAACACCATAACATTTTATTCCttcatcttttatttttattggacaccaaaatatatttaaaccacatggatatttttttgacattGAAAAAATCTCATTATAATCtgaattataataatcattaCTTGAAGTATATAGAGAATTTTCTTCAtgttttttatcaatatcttCAACATCTTTTACACATATGgtcattttttcttttgtacATCTTTCTAACATAAAATATGGTTCATTAAGTTCATTTTTAAGTCCTGTTCCTGATAAATATAAGACAAGGCaaacattttctttatttgtaATACTGTTGTCATTTGAATcttcataaatattaatatcaattattttttttctatctttaaaatataaataacttCCATTAACATAACGAAGTATAGGACTTTCTTCATTATACATTCCTGGACATGTCTGCCCAGCACCATACCATATACCATACTTTGAAATATTGTCAAATAAAGTTgatgttttataattaactttgttatatcttttaattattttattaaccaTCAAAACATCatctttattttcaaaagttattatttttcctCCTGATGAAGAACAGGAAAGAAAAGATGACACCCAagtttttgtaaataaataattaatattaatacatttatcAAAACTATCTTTATCATTATCTCTTAATGGTACATATCCATTAgtacaaattttttctaaaaaaaaaattaaaaaaaaaatatttataaagtattaaaaagtttttatactTACTATTTTCAGTATTACTTCCATAACAacaatatacaaaaaaaaatattatattaaaaaaataaagataatttttgtaCATCACTATTGTATGTTCAATTGATTTGAGTACACTATGTTAGAAATGTTAAAGGTTTGGCCATCATCATATGTTATCAACATACTTTTTatcttatcaaaaaaatatattaaaaaaaaagaccatttgtatgaaaattatatttattttttttaggtaaTTTGATAATCTTATCATGTtattacattaaataaaatataatcatttttttttcttaataaaaaataaataattagttAAGTATTTAACTAGGTGAGAGAGTAGAAAAAACTATAACTTTTAAAGtgttgtaatttttaaatcataaataatattatatttaatttttataatactagTTGTTTactcttaaaaaaaattacataacaacaaataaatatttaaatttcttttttttttaaaaaaaacttgtttgcatgaataaattataataagtaattataagattaaaaataatgataaaatatttattcaataatattttttcattttttttagattactAAATGAGACaacaaaatttgtaaaatcaAATTGTATATGGAAAATGTTATACTTTTGTGATAAAATATCTATACTTCAATATTACTTATCATacttttctatttaaatcttttaaatgaCACTCACTAAAAGTATACTCATTATGAGAATAATTTCATATCATCTTCAATAGttttttttggaaataaaaaaaatattattttgaaatttgataataaaattttactcaTCTGATAactttgaaaaaaatgaatttttaatatttttatgattatatCAATACTAAAACTTTAAGAATTATAATAAGTCATTATACTaagtaaaagtttaaattattttttgaaaaaaaaatacaacttctataatacaattgaaaattataaaattaaaatggtTTAATTTTAGAGTTACTGATGTactagaaattttttttaataaaaatgtgacaaaaaaacaactttttttggaatttaaATATGCCACTATAGTCATTCGAAAGCTCTTGAAATgagatgaattttgaatataatcaacaatattctaaaattgaaatttccggagttataaggattcaaagttgaggggcgaaattgtggaatattttttttaaatctcgatttttatgataatattgtcaattttaaaaataaatactttattctaaatcaattttttacgagaaatttattaagcctattcacatctttataggacttctaaaaatgaagttatgataagaaatatgttaaaaaaaaagttttaagaatttagtgataactcaagttaaTGAAGTCACAAAACCATGAAACTAAATGCGCTGTGCTTCTTTCGTTATTTAAGGTATAGCTTATgttgaaaagatttttaaattttcaaccgttcttgaaATACTATGCTTGATGCTTTTTCGCGCTtaatccattgtcaccattttttatatctcaatTGGCTTTAACGATATAAAAATGGTTTTAAATTAGATTCTACatgaaatttaaataatagttGAATCCtaaaatttgattataaatttttctattttaaagttagatacaacaaaaaaggaaaatgttttctaattatacattttttttgattttttatatctcagaTGAAACTTATAACATTGTAATTAAACTagtgttaaataatttattttaaaaaggttAGTctagaataaataattactatAGTGATATCTCTATGTTTTTCAAAGATTCAAAATTtgatcaaatttttataagtttgatgcattctttttttagttaaatattttaacggTAAACTTCTGATAAAATGGTATAGTTctgtttaaaaatacaatattagatgaaaataaaaagttaataatcaCTTTAAGATATGGTAAAATTTATCATGATTAATTTGgttatctttataaatacATAGAAGTCTTTTGTAACATTTGCTTTTTTAATCATCAAATTATTGGTAAAAGAGTAGTAGCTTAGTTTAgaaagaatataaattataaagttaatttttaaacacaACTTTCCCCACTTACTCTTGTAGTCGTTGTTGATGATCACCAAAGTAAGAAAGATGAAGTTTTTGTTTAAGATAACTTTAAACACTGGGATCATcatgtaaattaaaatttttcaaactATTTaggattaaaatttttaaacgtttgtataacaaatatataaaaaaaaaataattttatttctatatcaaaatgaattaattaaatgtgataacatttttgcaaaaaaaaaaccatttaCCTAAAAAAAGTCAAttgaattaatattttttttattgttgtattagaattagttaattttaaaccttttaatataaaaaagtagaTACATTTTATGGTAATTAATGACATTTAATGATCTTAAGGATCATATTTATGGACCTTTTTTCTGTCTCTCAGTGGATACCTTCTTTTCATCATCTCTTGTTTCTcccttatttttaaaatgatttctCTATAAATTTCTGGTATCTCAATGTTTCGTGTCCTCCTTTGCCTTACCGATTTGATTGACTCGACTGTTATGTTTGATTGAGAATGTAatgttgaattttttttagagatCCTTCCTCTTCTGacttttcttatttttttttccgtattatttaaattttttttacttcttTCGTTTATAAGATCTTTTGACTTCGGAAATTTCACTGACGAtcttaaagaattttttttaatacgcTTTGTAATTGATgttaaatttgttaattttggttttaaattgtttaaatcttttttctcATACAAATGTGGCACAGTCGAATGTGAACTTTTGTCTGAGCTATTTGTTTCATTTGAAATATCATAtgtaatgttattatttatatcagtaatcattttattatctttttttgttaGTAACTTATTAGTGTCCTTTTTCTCATTCACTATACAACTATCTGTACTTTCTTCGACTATTGTTCCTTGTTgttctaaaaatgaaattcTCCTTCCagtatcttttttatttaaacttcttttttttctttttaccGTATATAAATCTGTAGACGGTTTCTTAGTTAATGAGCCATGGCGTATTTTGTTATTGGTTATCTGATTTGAAAGTTTATTTAAGTTTCTTTTATCCATACTTATAATGTTAGGAGGCCCTATGTTCATTTTTGTCATGAACAATAACGTAGAATGGAAAAATAgttagttattttaaaatacaatactgaaccaaaataaatgatcattatattataaaaaaatttgaattttttaattgttatattagtttttattaaaaataagacaaaataattaaaaaaattcttaatttactaaaattatttaatgtatattagtataaaatttacattatctaatatttaaattttttaaaattacat
This Strongyloides ratti genome assembly S_ratti_ED321, chromosome : 2 DNA region includes the following protein-coding sequences:
- a CDS encoding Gonadotropin-releasing hormone receptor, which produces MIDNINFNSSYLDVPPKPITSDFVELGYLVMLFMIGGPLNLAAYTQNFERTTTTRLDILKRHLNYSDLLVLFIYVPSRVCWLVTYDWRGGDFLCKMIKFLHTFVFQISSNVIVVIGIDRLLSVTSHTNLSSKGGLKRTRKMLAFAWIIAILLSSPQFTFWKNYMAFQKYHWSQCLTIWQIRENELFLHLQENITFSVGDFKLEKEYRELKNSESIYLILHVLCIFWIPAAIICMCYIIVSSWVYFNSKPSSTPFQDPEGNKTQTTYPQSGGTNSTDIQQPFINLPLKGKTSTTIESGKQTLITTYSLSSTANKSLKKEVKRPLRKGKYCLTESLSDSQLFSKNPDVGKTIFNSTTYYAKITRSKAIKVSFLLITAYFICWLPYNVMSIVRYLFPNIFEETSKKLHFLHGFIVFNSVINPFIYGLFNIGPMGHIKSSRKNKNLQFNI
- a CDS encoding Ras suppressor protein 1; translated protein: MGKIERYNDGDGEIVECVDRGITSFYEININLSTDNITRLTLSHNKLSSIPPEICELTSLVELNLWNNQIKELPYQLSTLPNLKLLNVGMNKLDKLPKGFGSFPSLEILDLTYNNLSGTSLPGNFFFMKSLRALYIGDNDFETFPADICELTNLQVLCLRENDLVELPPQIAQLRKLKELHIQGNRLQVIPPEIGTLDLLGEKRVLRVESNPWIESIRNALVAGGNKGFMTYINSENYRQFYSTQLSTLGGFPPKHNKDKKISRVGAIKAC
- a CDS encoding C-type lectin domain and C-type lectin-like domain and C-type lectin fold domain-containing protein, whose protein sequence is MYKNYLYFFNIIFFFVYCCYGSNTENKKICTNGYVPLRDNDKDSFDKCININYLFTKTWVSSFLSCSSSGGKIITFENKDDVLMVNKIIKRYNKVNYKTSTLFDNISKYGIWYGAGQTCPGMYNEESPILRYVNGSYLYFKDRKKIIDINIYEDSNDNSITNKENVCLVLYLSGTGLKNELNEPYFMLERCTKEKMTICVKDVEDIDKKHEENSLYTSSNDYYNSDYNEIFSMSKKYPCGLNIFWCPIKIKDEGIKCYGVVRQPVDWDHSRDICSTYLNGDLASFHSNIEESHVQAIIKEAEKVYNFMTTGFWIGLNRKNAEKSLEWSDDSPLNYLGRFASFNTIKEENEHNDGNCFIIKKISNTTKYGWHRMRCDSQNSFICEKPGYGYNTSIFQVNSKKFEHSFDNKGCNKGEKYYNGMCYILLGVNKEDKKNFHDADDDCRSRDMTLVSIVDEYEQNMVLSILHNLQEDVWIGMSVTKGSLKWLDQESVKYTKFSPINKIYRSSGGSFYFTNENSYGFHEDGCVSFDASNHEGFWNVIPLKHLNISFISKTNTNIEIRTKRDCSNTKLGYICERYATKDYDSKTENENSEQPLCHTMKDEDISFCYLKNNKKLSTKIKFKEASHLCGEILDLEPYQKLNNDEKKVGYLPVPENSFEWAYLTIHSDMNNYDSFWIGIQYSKEKGFVRHDGGRIKMGIWGPDEPNLHKGNCVITKLEDEGPRWYMTSCYDEHETICKIGYKKKKNTEIKVKCPAGKENWILGKTKCYYVEENSYKRFSLTDNNHKCYLHYNATLASFPTKEDFQIFTEFVHSNKNVNDRLYIGLIRLKYGKFAWIDGSPINFFNWDKNEPYKRDSWKLSHNLDTRCTVLLLSKGYAWASDFCKRDYNYVCSVDVVDINEIEPIPDSSEKDNQTTDNPDEKKLLEDDNKKNVKNDNKEEDKKEAKKTIENHKDNIKSIFLSFLILLILTLSVGGILYYLKLRQDNLKNQQILQTVNYSILENDS